A window of the Gossypium arboreum isolate Shixiya-1 chromosome 2, ASM2569848v2, whole genome shotgun sequence genome harbors these coding sequences:
- the LOC108464569 gene encoding uncharacterized protein LOC108464569 — protein sequence MTSHEDDLDLLLSLQERVLETPPASPSSPHSQSPGYQSDDGSPRRRGKADLSVFKDFVEDCLDYEPKSVERYAKPKPQSSNDIQVEKFSGLRIRKQLVSPAELSEHLSDIRFVRLPTLKNLLVGDTLYGCWATIGVLIEKGIPKTSSIGKSYSIWKIGCLDENAVSLFLFGDTYEQNSKEQVGTVFALFSCTVRKDTKGSGFSLSVAAPNQILKIGTSADYGVCKGRRKDGTACTIVVNKRQGTYCQYHKSKASERYSTKRTELMGGNLRRAFRNPPRSEGIYMVDPLSDRTNTKKASKPVKLLSVDALKRALRNGDKVTTNRHSQGIRFLNAVTGEMSSKLVNGASKKPDQQTVGSEKRKESSVKQNTSLKRNKHLDSKRRKLEQEQTLEDHWNQRWKLD from the exons ATGACAAGCCACGAAGACGATCTTGATCTCCTTTTGTCTCTTCAAGAGAGGGTTTTGGAAACGCCTCCTGCTTCCCCTTCAAGTCCCCACTCTCAGTCTCCAG GCTACCAATCAGATGATGGATCGCCAAGGCGAAGAGGGAAAGCAGACTTGTCTGTTTTTAAGGATTTTGTCGAAGATTGCCTTGATTATGAACCCAAATCAGTTGAGAGATATGCTAAGCCAAAGCCACAGAGTTCAAATGATATTCAAGTTGAGAAGTTTTCAGGTTTGCGTATAAG GAAGCAATTGGTCAGCCCTGCAGAGCTAAGTGAGCACTTGTCTGACATACGTTTTGTTCGGCTACCGACTTTGAA GAATTTGTTGGTGGGAGACACCCTTTATGGATGTTGGGCAACCATAGGAGTGCTGATTGAAAAGGGGATTCCAAAGACTAGCTCTATTGGGAAAAGCTATAGCATATGGAAAATTGGGTGCTTAGATGAAAATGCTGTCTCTCTTTTCTTGTTTGGTGACACTTATGAGCAGAACAGTAAGGAGCAGGTTGGAACCGTTTTTGCATTATTCAGTTGCACTGTTCGCAAAGACACCAAG GGATCAGGGTTTTCCTTGAGTGTTGCTGCGCCCAACCAAATTCTAAAGATTGGCACTTCAGCTGACTATGGAGTTTGCaagggaagaagaaaagatggGACGGCTTGCACAATCGTTGTAAATAA ACGTCAAGGCACTTATTGTCAATATCACAAATCG AAAGCGTCAGAAAGATATTCCACAAAGCGGACTGAGCTAATGGGAGG GAACTTGAGAAGAGCATTTAGAAATCCTCCTAGATCGGAAGGAATATACATGGTTGATCCTCTATCTGATAGAACAAACACGAAAAAGGCCTCTAAGCCAGTTAAACTACTATCTGTGGATGCACTCAAACGGGCATTAAG AAATGGAGATAAAGTGACAACAAATAGACACTCTCAAGGCATAAGGTTTCTTAATGCAGTTACAG GGGAAATGAGTTCCAAATTAGTAAATGGAGCATCCAAAAAGCCTGATCAACAAACGGTTGGCTCTGAGAAGAG GAAAGAGTCTAGTGTAAAACAAAATACATCTCTAAAAAGAAACAAACATCTGGATTCAAAAAGAAGGAAACTAGAGCAGGAGCAAACTTTGGAAGACCATTGGAACCAGCGATGGAAACTCGATTGA